The Triticum aestivum cultivar Chinese Spring chromosome 5A, IWGSC CS RefSeq v2.1, whole genome shotgun sequence genomic sequence TTGCGCCACTTTGGCGCGGTCTGCGTTAGCGCCGTCGTCCGCAGGCGCGGAGCTGTTGGAGCTGCCGGAGCCGCCGCGGAGTGCCTTGGCATCCGTCGCAGCCTCACGTGCTGCGTCTGCTGCTGCTTCTACCTCTGCCCTGGCTGCTTCTACCTCCGCTCTGGCCACTGCCAGCTCCGCTGTAGCCAGCCTCGACACCCTTGCTGCCGCAACAGCTGTTGCTACAGATGCTCGCTCACGCTCCTCTGCCACGGCGTGCTCGGCCTCCTGCCGGCGCCGTATGCTCGAGGTAGCCGTGTGCTGAGAGCGACCTGCAGACATGGCTCGCTGCAGGTGGGCTGTTGCGTGAAGAGGAGGTTGTTGAAGACGAACTGCTGCTCGACAGTCCGGAGGGAGGAAGGTAACCAGAGGCAGACGGAGCAGCTGCTGCTACCGACTTAGGCTGCTCACAGGAAATGCTCAGGGTACAAGATaacctgactctgataccacttgttagacctttgaacctgagcattgatagttgtggatgacactaggagagttgggacaattttcgttggtttatttctcacacaatgccatgccaacctgaggggttggggatacgtacttataggctgctagccagccaagcATATGCTGAGATGCTGCTAAGATGTCAGTCTAAaatgccagtctaagatgctatCCTAACTGTCAGTCCTTGATGGCCAGGAACTCTATCCTAACTACtacaaggaccatgtgctgcagccccacaacgaccctagtacacagacttatccatcatTCTTCCTCTAAATCTTGTACGTCGTCTTGTAGGAGAGTTGAATCATCCCGATCCTGGAGCAAAGCTCGAGGAACTTGACCCTCCCAAGAGGCTTGGTGAGCAGGTCTGCGAGCTGGTGTTGATGTAGCTCGCCTCGATGCTCCCAGGAGCAGCAACACCGCCACCATGCCTCTGTTGCCTTCGACAGGAGCACACTTCAGTCCAACGTCGTGCCCACCCCGCAATGGCCGCCGTCCCAGCACTAGTTCCTGATGCAGAGGTTCTCTGCTGCTCCAGGTGAACCTTCGTCCATCTTTCCCTTCTTTCTTGGAGGCGGcggtgctactgctgctgctcctgcaGTAGTCAATGCGCTTGAGTAGTTACATGAGTACATCAATCATGGTGCAGCCCCATTAACTGCAAAAAGTGAGTTATTTAACAATTTTCTACACCACACAAGACATGCATCGTTCGTATCTGCATTCTTTCAAAAGCTTCGTTTTTCTAACCGCACAGTCATCACCTGCTAATATGTTCTTTTGCCCTGATTTCATTCAGATTCGTTGTTCTAACTGCACAGTCATCATCTGCTAATATTTTCTTTTTTGCCCTAATTCCATTCAGATTCAGTGTTGTACCAATTACTAGGTCATGATCCATTCAGCACAAGCAAAACCCAGAACGAGAGAAGGTCCACGGTGTCGAAGCTGTCGGCACCATGAAGACGCGTGGACAACAAATGCTTATTAGCTGGACTTTTGAGTCTTTTTCCGCGCGGTTTTCATTTTGTCGTTGTCATCCTCTgacctactccctccatcccgtaatataagagcatttttttaCACTAGTATGTTGTTGTGATCGGAAACTAGATGTCTTTGAGCTAAACTCTATTGCTATGGCTTCCCCTTGCTGCTATATTTCTCGGTACGAAAACGATGATTATTTCTATTATGGCGTGGAATCCAGTTTTATGCTTTTTTTTCCGATAAATGGTGGATTTTATTATTCAAAATGAAGTATCAAGATAATACAAACATAGTGAGGATACACCCGacctctgcatagttaggatgcacccAACCAACACTaacgcacacacacaaaaaaacaccgGCAAATAGTAAAGCCATAcaaagaccaaagctatgcctaagcGAGAGAGGAAAAAAAAAACCGTCCCGAAGCGTTCTAAATCGCGATCGACAACctacaacaatgaccatatccgcaTAAATCATCTCATGACACCACAAGAACATCGACATTCTTCaacagcaacaccttcaagaaagAAGAGTTTTGCGCTTGCATGGAATGGATAATGGTGGCATAAGAATTCAAACATGAGTGATTTCTCTCACCCGATTTCAGTAGTATGATGATTGTCAGTCTCATCACAACGAGGCTTGTATTGCCTTCATTGGCTGGACTCGCTCAAAAAGTTCTTGGTGCAGTCATCTAGAAGACTTTTTTTTTGTGAAGTTGCTAAAAGAAAATCAAATCTTATTACAGTTGTTAAAAAGtcaaggaaaaataaataaaaccagcACATACTACTACTTCTTGTGAACCTCGAAATGCAGGTCGTTATGTGAAAGTCCTTTTtttgctcccgagctcaaatgaaCTCCGGATAAACAGTAAAAAGGCAAATTCAAAAAATCCTGAACTCTTTAAATGATTTTTTTGGTAAATGTTTTGTACGCTTGATAAATTTCATCACAAGATGGCATTcttggaagtcatggcaaaaaaaaatatagtactccaaaatgatttaaaaaatagcaactttggagcattgATCTTTTTTTTGCCGCAATTTCACGAATGTCCTTTGATGATGAATTTTTACAAGCACACAAACCATTTATCAAACTTTACCAAAACCCCCGAAAGTTTTTGATTCGTTTTACAATTTTTTGGATCTTATGTTTCATCAGGGAGCATTTGAGCTCGGCGACAGATACTCCACGTCCGTCCGTCGTAATCgattgttttttgtcaaagaaaGGAAGCATTCATTCAAAGATGAATGATGTGCCCTTCAGAAAAAAAGAGATGAATGATGCAGTAATCCACCGTAAACGAATCCAATTTCCTATCGAACGACGCTCCCTCCCAACGGACGGCCGGATCGGCCGGGCCAGCCGATCCGACGGCCGCGCGGCCCTCCTGCGCAGCCTCCAGCCTATACAGAAACCCTCATCCCCCACCCCCAGCGCCGCCGCTCTCCACTCCCCTCCTCGCGCCCCAAGAAGCACCAGCTCTCCTCCTCCCCAcactcgccgccgcccgcagccatggCGACCGAGCTGGCGTACGCGCCGCCGATGAAGTCCGGCAAGGCCGGCTTCGAGGGCCCGCAGGAGGCGCAGCACCGCATCCGCATCACCCTCTCCTCCAAGAGCGTCAAGAACCTCGAGAAGGGTAGGGTGTTTCCTCCTTGCTTCCTTCCTTCCGATGATGATGATGGGTggatccccttcttcctcctcttctggtCCCGTTGATCGTGTTGATCTGACTGATGCGTGCGTGTTCTGTGTGTGCCGGCGACAGTGTGCTCCGATCTGGTGAGGGGCGCCAAGGACAAGCTGCTCCGGGTCAAGGGCCCCGTCAGGATGCCCACCAAGGTGCTCAACATCACCACCAGGAAGTCGCCGTGCGGAGAAGGTGACACACCCGCCCCCCTCGTCGACTCCCCTTTTCCCTTCGTTTCTGTGTTCTGTATGAATGCTCTTGGTTATGCAACGACCGGCGTCGGTAAAACGAACGTTTCTCTATAGAATCAGGCTGCTTATGGTTTACTAGATGATAGGGCAGTAAATTGGCTGTATGGGCAGTTCTTTGTTGTTAGCTGTTAGCCAAGAGATCAACTGTCTCGGTTGAAGTTCATAGCCCATAGGGTTTTAGTAGTGAACTAGTGATCGATCCTACTGTCGTGGCGACTATGTTAGCAGTGATCCCCTGTTTGCTGTTAATTCTGGTTGGACTCTGTTTTATGATGGAGTGCTCAGATGATGCTAAAACAGCAACTTGTTCCCGAGATTCTCTTTGAGGATTACAAAATCGAGCTTTTTACAGCTGATGGGTAGCCCCTTtaatgctatgttttcttgcaaaCACATGTCCTCTCTACTTGGTAATGCAAGCGGTGTGTTTCAAGTGCAGTCCTCTGGATATTTATGGTTGCCACATTTTTACTTGGTAATGTACTTGCACATTTTTATTAAACAGCACCATATGGTTGCCACTTGTGCTACAAATAGGATTAGTCATTGAACTTATGGTTTTACTAAGAATGAAGCAGTTGCACTTGGCAGATAGGCTGAGCAAATGATGATTCCACATGATGTTTCTGATACATTTGATGTTTCAAAATCGAGCTTTTTAATACCGCTTCATTCCTATTTGTGTGTACTTTATTTTGGCTATACTTGTACTGATAATGCCATGTCCTTTGGTGTGTAGGTACCAACACCTGGGATCGGTTTGAGATGCGGGTACACAAGCGGGTGATCGACCTCGTCAGCTCCCCGGACGTTGTCAAGCAGATCACCTCGATCACCATCGAGCCCGGCGTTGAGGTCGAGGTGACCATCAGCGACCAGTAGAGAGCTATGCCTTCTTTTTTTACAAGTGGAGAGACACCAGCGAACCAAGACATAATTTTGAACGTTTGGTAGTATGTGAACTGGGTTTTGTATGGCTTATTAGGTTCTTCGCCTTGTGATTCTGAGTACCTCTTGTCGTCTGAGATATCATCTTGAATTTTCGTCGCCCTTTGGTGTGTTGCGCTGGATTGGATATTTATACATGGCTTGGTATTCATGTGTTTGAGATTTGGTGTCATCAGTTGTCAAAATTTCCATTGGTTGATCCACCGTGAGGACATTGCTTCAGCTAATATCAGGTGCAGTATTTATAACCAGTAAGTCGGAGTAGATCGTGAattccttttttttttttgcgggaaattacTTGTATTACTCACGTAGCCGAGCTACTAGCAGAATTACACAGTTTGACGACCTCATCAGGTCCAGATCCGAGCCACACCATGGTACGACCCGTAGTTCTACCAAAAGATGCCAACAAATGGCTTACAGTGTTTTGACTACAATAAATGTGAGTAATACAAGAATTTTGTTGATCCATGAGTATTTTGATTTCATGAACCATGAAACTGTTTGCAGATCTATCCATTTCTCCCTTCTTCAACAGATTGATAGCCTCCAAGCAATCAGACTCAATGTCTATAGGTAGCTCGCTCCATTGTAAAGCAAGTGACAGACCCTCTCTGATGGCTGCAAGTTCAGACTCTAAAGCATTGAGGCAATGATACAGATGACGACAAGCACTGAGGACTATATTACCGTTGTGATCACGCAAGATCATGCCACTGCCAGCAGTACCGTCCGCTGAAACAAAGGAGTCATCTGTATTGAGTTTCAATCGTCCTTCTTCAGGTCTCAGCCACACACTTGTGGAATTACCAGTTCAGACGTAGCCGCAGGTGCAACAGAAAAAGAACAATCTAGCATAGCAGATTTCCCCTTCAAGGGGTCTTTCTCTGGCTCTTTGGCGATTGTCACAATGGACTGAACATAGCTTCTAAGAAAGCTTACAGAAACCTGAACTGGCGGTGCTGGTTATCATGTACTACCTCATTCCGAACGTACCAAATTCTCCATAAGAGCATAACCAGGTGCAGGCGCTGCTCATCAGGCAATTTGCACAGGGCATGGAGAAGCCATTCCGGGCCTGTGTTCATCATGTCTTTAAGATCGGGGATAGGCCAAATATCAGCCATTGCAAGACAAAGATTCCTGGCATTGGGACATCGACACAAAGCATGAAACGTGTCTTCTTTTTCAATGCCACAAACTGGACATAAATCCACAACCTCCAGCTTCCTAGCATGCTTCAGATCCCAAGTCGGAAGTGAGTTGTTTGCAGCACGCCAAGCAAAAATGCGGGTCTTTGGTGGAGCATTACAAGACCAAATAGCTGACCAAGCTCTTCGTTCTCCATCAGGAGAGTTACTGGAAGAAGATTGATTCGGCTGGTTCATTTCTTCAAAGGCAATCCTATATGCGCTACGAACCGAGAAGATGCCCGTCTTCTCTCCAGCCCAAGCAATAAAATCGTCCTCGTTGCGCACGGAATTCTTGATCTTCAAGATTACATCAGCATCAAGCGGAAACCATTGACGGACTGCAGCAACGTCCCAGTTGCCATTGATATCCAAGAGTTCGGACACCCACTTCAACCTGCAACGCCCCTTGGCAGAGATTATTTGGAAGGAGGGTTTTCGAGGGATCCATCTATCTCTCCATATTCGCACTTGGGTGCCATTTCCAATCCTCCATATTAGCCCTTTTTTCAAAAGCTCAAGACCATGAGCTACTCCTTGCCATGATGATGACGGGTTACCAGCAAAAACAGTGTCCTCAAGCCTACCATTAGGGTAGTATTTGGCACGTAGGACACGTGCACAAAGACTGTCCGGGATTGTCAGGAGACGCCAAGCTTGCCGCGCAAGTAAGGCTTGGTTAAACAACCTGAAATCCCGAAAACCAATACCACCCATACACTTCGGTTTAGTAATCTCCTCCCAAGATTTCCAATgggttttccttttccctttttctgaGCCCCACCAATAGTTGCGGATCATCTGATTTAGTTCATCGCAAAGTCCTAGAGGCAATTTAAAGATACTCATGATATAAGTTGGAATGGACTGAGCAATGGACTTTATAAGAACTTCTTTACCACCTTGTGAGGGGCATCCCCAAAGCAACATTCTCTTTGTCAGCTTAACTTGTAGATTTTGGAATTTACCTTTTGTCATGCGACCATCAGGAGTCGGTAAACCAAGGTAACTCTCTTCAAAATTTATGGTATCAGCTTGGAGCATGGCTCTGACTTCATGCTGCTGAATAATGGGACAATATTCCCCAAAAAGGATGGAGCATTTTGCAGGGTTGAGTAATTGTCCAGTAGCAGCAGTATAAGCATTCAAAATACTCTTAACATGCATTGCCTGAGATTGTTTTGCTTCAAAGAATAGGAGTGTATTATCAGCAAACAATAAATGAGAGATTCCCGGGGCGCTACGACATATCTTCACAGGAGAAACATTCCCTAGTCTGGTTGCACTGTCAAAAAGAGCAGACAGACCGTCTGCAACAAACAGGAATAGGTACGGGGATAGAGGATCACCTTGCCGTAGCCCACGCGATGGTGCAAATGAATCCAAGATTGTTCCATTTAATTTTACAGAATATCTCACAGTGGTGACACATGTCATTATCCAGTCAACCCATTTGTGAGTGAAACCAATCTTTTCCATCGTTTGCCTAAGGTAATTCCAATCAACCATATCATAAGCCTTGGAAAGGTCAAGCTTGTAAGCACAGAAACTTTTTTCTGGGTCCTTCTCTTGCTTGATATAATGGATGCACTCAAATGCAATTAAGGCGTTATCCATGATCATTCTACCCGGAATAAATGCACTCTGAGTAGGAGAAATAATATCATCGAGTAGAGGTCTCAGTCTATTCACCAGGCACTTAGCAACAACTTTATAGATAACATTACAAAGGCTAATAGGGCGAAAATCAGTTCAAATCAGAACAATGATTGTATCATTAACAGAATCTGGCATGATACTTGAGTTAAAGAATTCCTTAACTGCTGCTATAACATCTGCACGCACCGTGGACCAGTTTCTTTGGAAGAATTGAGCAGGAAATCCATCCAATCCCGGGGCCTTTAGCGGTCCAATTTGGAAAACAGCACCCGCTATCTCCTGTTCAGTAAACTCAGCACATAAAGACTCATTAATTTCATCATTAACATGTGTTTGCATGAGCTGTACAATAGGAAATGGATCAAGCAAGGGGTCGGCAGTGAAGATGTTTTGAAAGTAAGAAGTAGCAGCCTGGCCCATTGCATCTCCAGAATGAACAACTCCATTTGTATCTTCAAGTTTTTTAATACTGTTTTTCCTCGCCCGCCAGATCGCTTTGGCATGGGAAAATTTTGTATTTCGGTCCCCTTCTTTTAACCAAGCAATACGAGACCTTTGCAACCACATCATCTCTTCTCGGTATAGTAATTCATTCATTTTATCCTCCTCCTTTCTCAGTTCGGGTCGGTCCGCATTCATATTCATTAGCTCCTCTAGCCTCGTACGAGACTTCTCAATCTCCCTAGTTACATTGCCAATTTTGGCTCTGCTCCATTGATGCAATGAGGTCATTACCTTCCCCAAAGCTTGACCAATCTCCCCAAGTGTACGTTTTTGGCCCGCATCTTTCCACATGTTTGCAATAACTTCTGTGAGGGCAGAATCCCTCTCCCACATGATCTCATAGCGCTTAACTTTCTTAGGTTTTGGGCCCGAATCAGCTTCGCACTTGACAAGCAATGGACAATGATCCGACCGGGGTGAAACAAGATGATGGATTGAGGCAGCAGGGAACATGTACCTCCAATCCAGATTTGCAACTCCACGATCTAACCGTACTTTAACATTTGCTGCACCACTCCTCTTATTATCAAAAGTATATGGCCTTCCAACAAAACCCAAATCAGTCAGCTCGCACACTTCAAGTGAATCCCGAAAAGCAAGCATTTGGGCCGGCGCACGCGGCGTgttggaaaaatgttcaaaatCCCACAAGGCTTCATTAAAATCTCCAACAGCCAGCCAAGGAAGAACGTTCTGGGTAGCTAT encodes the following:
- the LOC123102117 gene encoding 40S ribosomal protein S20 → MATELAYAPPMKSGKAGFEGPQEAQHRIRITLSSKSVKNLEKVCSDLVRGAKDKLLRVKGPVRMPTKVLNITTRKSPCGEGTNTWDRFEMRVHKRVIDLVSSPDVVKQITSITIEPGVEVEVTISDQ